One window from the genome of Anaerococcus sp. Marseille-Q7828 encodes:
- a CDS encoding ABC transporter substrate-binding protein — protein MFNTKKIFGLALSVSMLLGITACGSNNTETSTTNQTAQTETTKDSQTAEAPADKADDTKTEANTDDGKIHLTYWYAWKDKIGESKEELVKQFNESQDKIVVDAEYQGSYDELASKTQAAKAANNAPEIFEVEIANMYTMAKGGMIENLSPFVDDQVDIDDFNEGLMHEAYIDDNLYGLPFYRSTPIMYKNISMLKEAGLDPEGPRDWKEFKEYAEKLRDKDKSKYALTYQLDPWFLEAWVYSSDGFYAKDGKIGFDQEGTKAPARFLQELADEDLIKIALGEQAGETCRQDFVNQNSAFYFTSTANLTELMPLAKENGFDLDVSFVPGNKHYAVPTGGCNIVMISGLDKEKQDATWEFLKFMTATEQNVFASEYTGYLPTRYSSIESDKIKKLHEEIPQYKVAFDQLEYAEARPIAKGWPEMEKMLYEGVTNTTTQGADVDQIYDNLQKQAQSILSF, from the coding sequence ATGTTCAATACAAAAAAAATCTTTGGCTTGGCATTATCAGTGTCAATGCTATTAGGGATCACAGCTTGTGGATCAAATAATACTGAAACTTCCACAACAAATCAAACAGCACAAACAGAAACTACAAAAGATAGTCAAACAGCTGAGGCTCCAGCAGATAAGGCAGATGATACAAAGACAGAAGCTAATACTGATGATGGCAAGATCCATTTAACCTATTGGTATGCATGGAAGGATAAGATTGGTGAATCTAAAGAAGAGCTTGTAAAACAATTTAACGAATCTCAAGATAAAATCGTAGTAGATGCAGAGTATCAAGGTTCATATGATGAGTTAGCAAGTAAAACTCAAGCTGCAAAAGCTGCTAATAATGCTCCAGAAATCTTTGAAGTAGAGATTGCAAATATGTATACAATGGCAAAAGGTGGCATGATTGAAAATCTATCACCGTTTGTAGATGACCAAGTAGATATAGATGACTTTAATGAAGGTCTTATGCATGAAGCATATATAGATGATAATCTTTATGGATTGCCTTTTTATAGGTCAACTCCAATTATGTATAAAAATATAAGCATGCTTAAAGAAGCTGGACTTGATCCAGAAGGACCAAGAGATTGGAAAGAGTTTAAGGAATATGCAGAAAAATTAAGAGATAAGGATAAGAGCAAATATGCATTAACTTATCAACTAGACCCTTGGTTCTTAGAGGCTTGGGTGTATTCATCTGATGGATTTTATGCTAAAGATGGAAAAATTGGCTTTGACCAAGAAGGAACAAAAGCTCCAGCTAGATTTTTACAAGAGTTAGCAGACGAAGATCTAATTAAAATAGCTCTAGGTGAACAAGCTGGTGAAACATGCAGGCAAGACTTTGTAAACCAAAACTCAGCTTTCTATTTTACATCAACAGCTAACTTAACTGAACTTATGCCACTTGCTAAAGAAAACGGCTTTGACTTGGATGTTTCATTTGTGCCAGGCAACAAACATTACGCAGTGCCAACCGGTGGATGCAACATAGTAATGATAAGCGGTCTTGATAAAGAAAAACAAGATGCTACTTGGGAATTCCTTAAATTTATGACTGCAACAGAACAAAACGTATTTGCTTCAGAATATACAGGCTACCTACCAACTAGATATTCTTCAATCGAAAGCGATAAAATCAAAAAACTTCACGAGGAAATACCACAATATAAGGTTGCCTTTGATCAACTTGAATATGCGGAGGCTAGACCAATTGCAAAAGGTTGGCCAGAAATGGAAAAAATGCTTTATGAAGGTGTAACTAATACTACAACTCAAGGTGCAGATGTAGACCAAATTTATGATAATCTTCAAAAGCAAGCACAATCAATCTTATCTTTTTAG
- a CDS encoding ABC transporter ATP-binding protein codes for MASVKLENIYKKYDGNENYSVKDVSLCIPDGAFAVFVGPSGCGKSTTLRMIAGLEDISDGKIYIGDRLVNKVAPGDRKVAMVFQNYALYPTMTVRENIEFGLINNKVAKDERDRLIREISQIVSLDEYMDRRPSNLSGGQRQRVALARAMVKKPDIFILDEPLSNLDAKLRVQMRSEIKRIHDKLGTTFIYVTHDQVEAMSMGTQIIVMNNGEVMQDAKPYDVYNHPSNVFTAKFIGSPPMNIIKLDGNTNKYYEANDDNIKYIGFRPEDVKIVEKPHYTDSLCFVADVTNVEALGSETIYNIKNNLGDFQIKSYDKNVVHKDQIIIEVKNDNIKYFDINQNLIKDVIGRSTDEGITSEPERGEELVNSNQAQRKDKQIYISK; via the coding sequence ATGGCAAGTGTAAAATTAGAAAACATATATAAAAAATATGACGGCAACGAGAATTATTCTGTCAAGGATGTTTCATTATGCATCCCTGATGGAGCTTTTGCTGTTTTTGTAGGTCCTTCTGGTTGTGGTAAATCTACAACATTAAGGATGATAGCAGGACTTGAAGATATATCCGATGGAAAAATCTATATAGGGGATAGGTTAGTAAATAAAGTAGCACCTGGTGACAGGAAAGTAGCTATGGTATTTCAAAACTACGCCCTATACCCAACAATGACAGTTCGTGAGAATATAGAGTTTGGACTTATAAATAACAAGGTCGCAAAGGATGAAAGGGATAGGCTTATTAGAGAAATAAGCCAAATAGTATCTTTGGATGAATATATGGATAGACGCCCTTCCAATCTCTCTGGTGGACAAAGGCAAAGAGTAGCCCTAGCTCGCGCAATGGTAAAAAAACCAGATATTTTTATTCTAGATGAGCCACTATCCAACTTAGATGCCAAGCTTAGAGTACAGATGAGGTCAGAGATTAAGAGAATTCATGACAAGCTAGGCACAACATTTATCTATGTGACTCATGACCAAGTTGAAGCTATGAGTATGGGTACACAAATTATTGTAATGAATAATGGCGAAGTTATGCAGGATGCTAAGCCTTATGATGTTTACAATCATCCATCCAATGTATTTACAGCTAAATTTATTGGCTCACCTCCAATGAATATTATCAAACTTGATGGAAATACCAATAAATACTATGAAGCAAATGACGACAATATAAAATATATTGGATTTAGGCCAGAAGATGTAAAAATAGTAGAAAAACCTCATTATACAGATTCTCTTTGTTTTGTGGCAGATGTTACAAATGTAGAAGCATTAGGATCAGAAACTATCTATAATATAAAAAATAATTTGGGAGATTTTCAAATAAAATCTTATGACAAAAATGTTGTCCACAAAGATCAGATTATTATAGAAGTAAAAAATGATAATATAAAATATTTTGATATCAATCAAAATCTTATTAAAGATGTAATTGGTAGAAGTACAGACGAAGGTATAACAAGTGAGCCAGAAAGGGGAGAAGAACTTGTCAATAGCAATCAAGCCCAAAGAAAAGATAAGCAAATCTATATCTCAAAGTAA
- a CDS encoding glycerophosphodiester phosphodiesterase: MINFAHRGFKGKYPENTMLAFKKAIEAGADGIEFDVHLSKDGEIVIIHDEILERTTDGSGLVGEKTLAQLKKLNASKGYPDFQTQRILTLSEYFDFAKDYDIITNIELKTSIIDYPGIEEKVYKVIKEYDMAEKVIISSFNHNSLVNFKKLDQNIKCGVLESSRLYEAWNYVKNLGMEYYHPLNFTVTKEVAEKCAENNIGLNIWFGIPDYDYSEYLDLEISGLITDFPDVVGKLLND; this comes from the coding sequence TTTGCCCATAGAGGATTTAAAGGGAAGTACCCGGAAAATACTATGCTTGCTTTCAAAAAAGCTATCGAAGCAGGAGCGGATGGTATTGAATTTGATGTTCATCTATCAAAAGATGGAGAAATAGTTATTATCCATGATGAGATCTTGGAAAGGACTACTGATGGATCAGGTTTGGTTGGTGAGAAAACTTTGGCTCAGCTAAAGAAACTAAATGCATCAAAGGGCTATCCAGATTTCCAGACTCAAAGGATATTGACCCTAAGCGAATATTTTGACTTTGCCAAAGATTATGACATTATCACAAATATTGAACTTAAGACATCTATTATAGATTATCCAGGCATCGAGGAGAAGGTTTATAAAGTTATAAAGGAATATGATATGGCCGAGAAGGTTATTATTTCTTCCTTTAACCACAACTCATTAGTGAACTTTAAAAAGCTTGACCAAAATATAAAATGTGGAGTCCTAGAATCATCAAGGCTATATGAGGCGTGGAACTATGTGAAAAATTTGGGTATGGAATACTACCACCCACTAAATTTTACAGTAACTAAGGAAGTTGCAGAAAAGTGTGCGGAAAACAATATTGGACTAAATATTTGGTTTGGGATTCCGGACTATGATTATAGTGAGTATCTAGATTTGGAAATAAGTGGTCTTATAACGGATTTTCCAGATGTAGTGGGCAAACTCTTAAATGATTGA